The stretch of DNA AAATCGCCCGAAAGAAGAAAGATAAACAGCTTGAAAGCGCTTTTGTATGCAATATCGGCGTCATTTACGATAATCGAGGCGATCTGGATAAGGCACTGAAATTCCATCAGGACGCGCTTGATATTGACCAAGAGATCGGGTACCGGCAGGGCAAAGCCAACCAGTTAGGCAATATCGGCATCATTTACGGTGTTCAAGGCGATCTGGAGGCGGCACTGAAACACTTTCATGAAGCGCTTGAGATTCACCGTGAGATCGGGTATCGGCAGGGAGAAGCCAACCAATTGGGCAATATCGGCAACATTTACCTTGCTCAAGGCGATCTGGATAAAGCCCTGAAATCCTATCAGGAGGCGCTTGATATTCACCGCGAGATCGGGTACCGGCAGGGAGAAGCCAACCAATTGGGCAATATCGGCCTCATTTACCGTGATCAAGGCGATCTGGATAAGGCGCTGAAATCCCATCAGGACGCGCTTGATATTGACCAAGAGATCGGGTATCGGCAGGGCGAAGCCAACCAGTTAGGCAATATCGGCGTCATTTACGATAATCAAGGCGATCTGGAAGCGGCACTGAAATCCCATCAGAAGGCGCTTGATATTGACCAAGAGATCGGCCATCTGCAGGGCGAGGCCAGCCAATTGGTCAATATCGCTGTCATTTACGCCGAACAGGTGAAAAAGCGCGAGGCCCTGGAACTGCTGAATCAGGCCCTGAATATTTTTCAAGAGATCGGCGCCAGCAGGAAAATAGCTATAGTTGAAGAGAATATAAGAAAAATCTCTGAATAATCTACTGAATTTGTAAGTTTTAAATTATTGTACAATAGGGATTGGAGTTGAGGCAGAGCCCTGGAACGAGGGAATAAAACCAGGTTTTTCAAGCCGGATACTGGTCTAAAAATTCATGAATGAATTCAGCTACTTTATCTGTTCCGTAAAAAACACCAAAGTGCCCTTCGCAAAGGACGTCAGCCTTTAGGTCGAGTAAAGTCTTCATGGAGGCGCGCCAGGCCTTGAGGTCTGAACCAAACGAGGGATCAAACGGGCCGTGGATGTCCTGGCCGAAGAGGTAGCGTTTGCCGTCCCGATTAAGGTGAACCACCATGGACCCGGGGGTGTGCCCGGGCGTGTGCAGGCAGGTTAACTCGGTCTGCCCCAGGGCCAGACGATTTATCCGGCCTTCGAGTTTCACGGTCACTTCCACCGGCTTCAGGTCCAGCCCATAACTTTTCGCGACCGTTAAGACCGGATCGGCCGCTTCCAGGGCCTGGCAGTCTTCAGCGTGGGCCACAATGGACACACTATAATCCCTAACAAAATCGGCCAGGGCTCCAATGTGATCAATATGAGCGTGTGTGACAATGATCATGCGCAGGTGATCAGGGGCTTGACCGGCTAGCCGGATTTGATCTATGATCGCGGAGTAGCTCGGACCGGCCCCGGCGTCAATCAAGGCCAGTTCTTTCCCATCCTGAATCAAGTAAGCCAGGGCGTCCCGCGGATCGGTCAGATCAGGTCCGGCCACCATAAATATTCCAGGGCCGATTTGGGATGGGTGGGCCATACATACCTCTTATCTTAAAAACCGGGTTATTACAAGTTTTTAGGAAGACTCAAGATAAATTCCGGGGATTTTTAAACAGTCAACTGATCTGGAGTTGATATAAAATCTTTTTCTTCATTCAGGGAAATATTAAGTTATACTGATTATTATCAAGGAGAGACATTGTGTCCGTCCTGGGTATCATCCCGACATTAACCTTCCGGGACTTATTTGATATTCTTCTCCTGAGCCTGGTGGCTTACCAGCTCTTTGTCTGGTTCCGGGGGACAAAGGCCCTGCGAGTACTCATCGGCCTGGTGGTCCTGGGCCTGATTTATTCGCTGGCCAGATTTTGGGGCCTTTTCATGACTACCTGGGTTTTCCAGGTCCTTTGGCAGGTTTTAGTCATCCTGCTCTTAATTCTCTTTCAATCTGAAATCAGGCAGGTTCTGGAAAAGGTCAGCCCTTTACGTTACTTGAGATCGAGGCGCTATTTATCCGAGGCGAGTTCCATCCAGGACCTGGTTCAGGTAGCCTTCGAACTGGCCCGTGAAGAAACCGGGGCGATCATGGTGCTGGTCCGGGACGATAACCCCACGGAATTTATTCATTCGGGTCAGCCGGTCATGGGACTGCCAGGCCCAGCCCTGTTAAAAAGCATCTTCAATCCTCACTCGCCAGCTCACGACGGAGCGATCATTATTGCTGACGGCCGCCTGACAGAGATGGGTGCTATTCTTCCGTTGAGTGAGAGGGATAACCTGCCCGAGCAGCTTGGTACGCGGCATCGGGCCGCAATGGGGCTGTCTGAACGAACGGATGCCGTCTGTCTCGTGGTTTCAGAGGAGCGGGGTGAGGTCTCCACGGTGGTATCAGGAGAGTTTGTGACCTGGAGCGAACCCGAACCCTTGAAGGCGCGCCTCAATGACTGGCTCGGTTTAACCCCAACGCCCCGGCCCATGGTGAAAGGATTCCTCAGAGTTGCCTTTGTCGAGAATTGGGGAGTCAAGCTCGGCGCCTTTGCCTTGGTGGCCTTGGCCTGGCTGGCCCTGGCCGGTCAACAGGATTTCCACGTCACAGTGAACGCTCCGGTGAGGTATGTCAATATGACTTCCAATCTGGTCCTGGACAAGGAATCGGTTCAAGAGGTCAACGTGGAGCTCTCAGGCCCGCGTCATCAGGCGGCAACCCTGAAGGAAGGAGAGGTTCAGGTCCAGGTCAACCTGGGTATGCTGCCTGCCGGGGAACACTCGATTTACCTTTCGGTCAGAGACGTGGATCGCCCGCTGGGGCTGAGTATTCAGCGCGTCTGGCCGCAAAATATCAGAGTGGTGTTGAAACCTGAGGCGCGGGCCTTACCTTTAGCCAAAGAGGAGGACCGGCAAAGTTAGCCGGCCTAAAAAAAATGGTTAATAAAATTCATATCTTGCCTAAGTCGAGTACCATGATCGAGCGCCTTCATTTACTGTATGACTCGATCCAGAATGATGATCGGCTGCTTATCCTCATCCATGCCGACCCGGACGCCATCTCCAGTGCCTGCGCCCTGAAAAGGCTGCTGTGGAGGCGTGTGGCCTCGGTCACTATCGCCCATACCAACACCATCAAACGCGCCGACAACCTGGCTATGATCGAGCTGCTCAAGATTCCTCTTGTTCACCTGCGCCAGGTAAATTCGAATACCTTCACGCGTCGGGCCATGGTAGACTCCCAACCCCCTCACCATAAGAACTGGGCCGATTTGAAGTTTGACCTTATCGTTGATCACCACCCTCTGTGCGAGATAGATGCTTCGTTCGTTGATGTCCGGCCTGACTACGGAGCGACGGCAACCATCATGACCGAGTACCTGCGGGCAGCCAAAATCGTCCCAAGCCGAAATCTGTCCACCGCCCTGTTTTACGGCATCAAGACCGATACGCACAACTTCGCCAGTCAGGGCCAATTAGAGGACATGCGGGCCTTTCGTTTTCTTTTCCCCCATACCAACATCAACCTGATCAATAAGATTGAGAATTCGGAACTGACCCGGGCTGTGCTGAAGTACTTCCGTGAGGCATTGAACCGGTTTACAATATGGAAAGGGATGGCTTCAGTCTATCTGGGCCAGGTGGATAATGCAGATACACTGGTCTTGATGGCCGACTTTTTCGTGAGGGTCTATGAGATCAATCAGAGCCTTGTGGCCGGAATTGTCAAGGATCACCTGATTATTATCTTTCGCACGGCCGGTATCCGCAAGGACGCTGGCACACTTCTGACCAGGGCCTTTGGCCGCTTTGGCTCCGCTGGCGGGCACCGCACCATGGCCCGGGCGGAAATCCCGCTGACAAACCTTGACTCCAAGCTATTTGAGAAAGAGGGGGCTCTGGAACGCTTCATCCGCAAGCAGATCAAGAACCACTGGCGACCTGCCAAGTCCGAATCAGAATAGGGCTG from Deltaproteobacteria bacterium encodes:
- a CDS encoding tetratricopeptide repeat protein; the protein is MRTALDILIVIFGPLAALGGFLFGATYTAFFSKYPSLDILDGRDIYYFFVTFASFIIVVAAGVYRRSLGQEPLELKITYSPGPSGESIEKATLTGFDKEIKDATDELAAKARDYFNAGEQDYDASRFKEAAGNYQRSVDVLPTMSCYLNLGNALLSVSDYPQAKNAYESGLKIARKKKDKQLESAFVCNIGVIYDNRGDLDKALKFHQDALDIDQEIGYRQGKANQLGNIGIIYGVQGDLEAALKHFHEALEIHREIGYRQGEANQLGNIGNIYLAQGDLDKALKSYQEALDIHREIGYRQGEANQLGNIGLIYRDQGDLDKALKSHQDALDIDQEIGYRQGEANQLGNIGVIYDNQGDLEAALKSHQKALDIDQEIGHLQGEASQLVNIAVIYAEQVKKREALELLNQALNIFQEIGASRKIAIVEENIRKISE
- a CDS encoding MBL fold metallo-hydrolase, with amino-acid sequence MAHPSQIGPGIFMVAGPDLTDPRDALAYLIQDGKELALIDAGAGPSYSAIIDQIRLAGQAPDHLRMIIVTHAHIDHIGALADFVRDYSVSIVAHAEDCQALEAADPVLTVAKSYGLDLKPVEVTVKLEGRINRLALGQTELTCLHTPGHTPGSMVVHLNRDGKRYLFGQDIHGPFDPSFGSDLKAWRASMKTLLDLKADVLCEGHFGVFYGTDKVAEFIHEFLDQYPA
- a CDS encoding diadenylate cyclase, giving the protein MSVLGIIPTLTFRDLFDILLLSLVAYQLFVWFRGTKALRVLIGLVVLGLIYSLARFWGLFMTTWVFQVLWQVLVILLLILFQSEIRQVLEKVSPLRYLRSRRYLSEASSIQDLVQVAFELAREETGAIMVLVRDDNPTEFIHSGQPVMGLPGPALLKSIFNPHSPAHDGAIIIADGRLTEMGAILPLSERDNLPEQLGTRHRAAMGLSERTDAVCLVVSEERGEVSTVVSGEFVTWSEPEPLKARLNDWLGLTPTPRPMVKGFLRVAFVENWGVKLGAFALVALAWLALAGQQDFHVTVNAPVRYVNMTSNLVLDKESVQEVNVELSGPRHQAATLKEGEVQVQVNLGMLPAGEHSIYLSVRDVDRPLGLSIQRVWPQNIRVVLKPEARALPLAKEEDRQS
- a CDS encoding DHH family phosphoesterase, which encodes MVNKIHILPKSSTMIERLHLLYDSIQNDDRLLILIHADPDAISSACALKRLLWRRVASVTIAHTNTIKRADNLAMIELLKIPLVHLRQVNSNTFTRRAMVDSQPPHHKNWADLKFDLIVDHHPLCEIDASFVDVRPDYGATATIMTEYLRAAKIVPSRNLSTALFYGIKTDTHNFASQGQLEDMRAFRFLFPHTNINLINKIENSELTRAVLKYFREALNRFTIWKGMASVYLGQVDNADTLVLMADFFVRVYEINQSLVAGIVKDHLIIIFRTAGIRKDAGTLLTRAFGRFGSAGGHRTMARAEIPLTNLDSKLFEKEGALERFIRKQIKNHWRPAKSESE